The following are encoded in a window of Flavobacterium sp. WC2421 genomic DNA:
- a CDS encoding RNA polymerase sigma factor: MSSDFYTTFILPYSGIIIKICRAYTNTQEDFEDYYQEVCLQIWKSHANFREQSEWSTWIYRISLNVCLTLLKKKKKHHFVSDAMPDEAIEDSRSFVDESLNQLFQAIRQLSEIDRAVIMLYLEEKSYQEIAEIIGTNQNNIGVRIKRIKERLKKLLDGKVN, encoded by the coding sequence GTGAGTAGCGATTTTTACACCACATTCATTTTACCGTATTCAGGAATCATTATCAAGATTTGCAGGGCGTATACTAACACCCAAGAGGATTTTGAAGATTACTACCAAGAAGTTTGTTTACAGATTTGGAAAAGTCATGCTAATTTCCGTGAACAATCAGAATGGTCTACTTGGATTTACAGGATATCATTGAATGTGTGTTTGACTTTACTGAAGAAAAAAAAGAAACATCATTTCGTTTCTGATGCTATGCCTGACGAGGCAATAGAGGACAGCCGTTCTTTTGTAGATGAATCTCTTAACCAACTCTTTCAAGCCATCAGACAATTATCTGAAATTGATAGAGCAGTCATTATGCTTTATTTAGAAGAAAAGTCGTACCAAGAAATTGCTGAAATTATTGGAACAAACCAAAACAACATTGGGGTGCGCATTAAAAGAATTAAAGAACGCTTAAAAAAATTATTAGATGGAAAAGTCAATTGA
- a CDS encoding cytochrome-c peroxidase yields the protein MRKIYYCLLLFPFLFSCTDNDDAYINKPLAVVVPSNFPELAYNIALNPPTEKGFELGKKLFYDGRLSSDGLVSCGFCHIQENAFTHHGHTFSHGVGEGIGTRNTPAIQNMAYQTTFMYDGAANHLDLQPIIPLTSTVEMNGDLNAILVMMKADPVYKTLFKQAFTNGDITIENMLKALSQFMVMLTSSDSKFDKYRRVETGGSLTTEELAGYALFNTKCASCHATDLMTDNSFRNNGLVINPAINDVGRYRVTELATDYYKFKVPSLRNVAMTAPYMHDGRFGTLESVLDYYSSGVTDSPTLDPILKQNGIVGIPLTATQKVQLITFLNTLTDNQYLTDKRFSEY from the coding sequence ATGAGAAAAATATATTATTGCTTGTTGCTATTTCCATTTTTATTCAGCTGTACGGATAATGACGATGCTTATATCAATAAACCATTGGCTGTTGTAGTTCCGTCCAATTTTCCAGAATTAGCCTATAACATTGCTCTTAATCCACCAACGGAAAAAGGATTTGAGCTAGGGAAAAAGTTGTTCTATGACGGCCGTTTGTCCTCAGATGGATTAGTTTCATGTGGATTTTGTCACATTCAGGAAAATGCATTTACACATCATGGGCACACTTTTAGTCATGGAGTAGGAGAAGGTATTGGAACTAGGAACACACCGGCTATCCAAAACATGGCCTACCAAACTACATTTATGTATGATGGAGCAGCGAATCATCTCGATTTACAACCCATAATACCGTTAACAAGTACTGTGGAAATGAATGGAGATTTAAATGCTATTCTAGTAATGATGAAAGCCGATCCAGTCTATAAAACCTTGTTTAAGCAGGCTTTTACAAATGGAGACATTACTATTGAGAACATGCTGAAAGCACTTTCCCAGTTTATGGTGATGCTCACTTCATCTGACTCTAAGTTTGATAAATACAGAAGGGTTGAAACTGGAGGAAGCTTGACCACTGAGGAACTAGCAGGATATGCATTGTTTAATACAAAATGTGCTTCGTGCCACGCCACTGATTTGATGACGGATAACTCGTTCCGTAATAATGGATTGGTAATAAACCCTGCAATAAATGATGTAGGAAGGTATCGTGTTACGGAACTCGCCACCGATTATTATAAGTTTAAAGTGCCTAGTTTACGCAACGTAGCGATGACTGCTCCTTACATGCATGATGGTCGCTTTGGAACTTTAGAATCAGTATTGGATTATTACAGTTCAGGAGTTACTGATTCGCCAACATTGGATCCTATTTTAAAACAAAATGGTATTGTAGGGATTCCTCTTACTGCCACACAGAAAGTACAATTAATTACATTCTTAAATACATTAACCGACAATCAATATCTTACAGATAAACGATTTTCAGAATATTAA
- a CDS encoding transporter — protein sequence MKNKIIITLFSLFAIQYASAKIENDSISRFTFVKMQLLDDCDACGCSASGGSMGFSSMLNSNFIGVRYFNQSYTSRDGIFANSPWIDENFNTVQVWARIPVTPKIQLAALIPYQFHERALTTGTENIQGLGDISVIATYSVYQTEKDSTLFTHNLQVGGGVKIPTGKFNEANNSGSVNQSFQVGTGSFDYLFVTEYVIKKQNLGLNAMLNYTVKTENKKNYQYGNQLNYGSTLFYLLDFDAIKLMPQVGLAGEVYESNKQYGTTLPDTSGAILFSKFGLEAGKDKFSIGVNAMFPINQNLSSGRIEANYRWSVNLNYTL from the coding sequence ATGAAAAATAAAATAATAATAACTCTTTTTTCGCTTTTTGCTATTCAGTATGCATCTGCAAAGATTGAAAACGACAGCATTTCCAGATTCACCTTTGTAAAAATGCAATTGCTGGATGATTGTGATGCATGTGGCTGTTCGGCAAGTGGTGGAAGTATGGGATTTAGCTCTATGCTTAATAGTAATTTTATTGGTGTTCGTTATTTTAATCAAAGTTATACGAGTCGTGATGGAATTTTTGCCAATTCCCCATGGATTGATGAAAACTTCAATACCGTACAAGTTTGGGCTAGAATTCCGGTAACACCAAAAATTCAACTAGCCGCCTTAATTCCGTATCAGTTTCATGAAAGAGCACTTACCACGGGAACGGAAAATATTCAAGGTCTTGGAGATATTTCAGTAATTGCAACCTATTCCGTTTATCAAACGGAAAAAGACAGCACGCTGTTTACGCATAATCTACAAGTTGGTGGAGGTGTGAAAATACCAACAGGTAAGTTTAATGAGGCAAATAATTCAGGAAGTGTAAACCAGAGTTTTCAGGTAGGTACAGGAAGTTTTGACTATCTGTTTGTGACTGAATATGTAATAAAAAAGCAAAATTTGGGTTTGAATGCTATGTTGAATTATACTGTTAAAACAGAAAATAAAAAGAATTATCAGTATGGGAATCAGCTTAATTATGGAAGTACTTTATTCTATCTTTTAGACTTTGATGCTATAAAACTGATGCCGCAAGTTGGTCTTGCTGGTGAGGTTTATGAGTCCAATAAGCAATATGGGACTACATTGCCTGATACTTCTGGAGCTATTCTGTTTAGTAAATTTGGTTTAGAAGCGGGGAAAGATAAGTTTTCTATTGGTGTCAATGCCATGTTTCCTATCAATCAAAATTTATCTAGTGGACGAATTGAAGCCAATTATCGTTGGAGTGTGAATTTGAATTATACTTTGTAA
- a CDS encoding MbnP family protein, translated as MKNILNKAIAIIAISIAFASCSSDEIAITGTGNLGVEFDNAFGANDLILGTQANTTSNSEMLKISTVKYIISNIVLTKEDGTTFTYPKSQSYFIIDESDSNKRVAELEGIPAGNYTKIKFGLGVDKAQWELGAIGQGDFLAQAQAAGMMWSWSAGYKFVAFEGTFTSPTVTTAKDFKVHTGQTGTDYNYTEVTLDLPTNAMVRTTITPEIHVVSDVSKIIDGTNKFKLSDNATIMGGSSLALITANLSNMFTVAHVHND; from the coding sequence ATGAAAAATATATTGAATAAAGCAATTGCAATTATTGCTATTAGTATAGCATTTGCTTCATGCTCAAGTGATGAAATCGCAATTACAGGAACAGGAAATCTAGGAGTTGAATTTGATAATGCTTTTGGAGCCAATGATTTAATATTAGGAACTCAAGCAAATACCACTTCAAATAGTGAAATGCTTAAAATTAGTACCGTAAAATATATCATTAGTAATATCGTCTTGACAAAGGAAGATGGAACTACTTTTACCTATCCTAAAAGTCAAAGTTATTTTATTATTGATGAATCAGATTCTAATAAAAGAGTAGCGGAACTGGAAGGAATTCCTGCTGGAAATTACACCAAAATAAAATTCGGACTCGGAGTAGATAAAGCACAATGGGAACTTGGAGCAATAGGGCAAGGCGATTTTTTAGCTCAAGCTCAAGCAGCAGGAATGATGTGGAGTTGGTCAGCAGGTTATAAATTTGTGGCTTTCGAAGGAACATTTACCTCACCAACAGTAACAACTGCAAAAGATTTTAAAGTACACACAGGACAAACGGGAACCGATTATAATTATACCGAAGTAACACTTGATTTACCAACAAATGCGATGGTGAGAACAACAATTACTCCTGAAATCCACGTTGTTTCTGATGTATCTAAAATCATCGACGGAACAAATAAATTCAAATTATCTGACAATGCAACTATTATGGGAGGTTCCAGCTTAGCACTTATCACGGCTAACCTATCTAATATGTTTACCGTTGCTCATGTTCATAATGATTAA
- a CDS encoding hemerythrin domain-containing protein: MSESLPIKRAKELQSITVHHHNGLLLSRKIRIGFNKKIEPKRIKKYVDWYYENQIVPHLQLEEELLFPILGNQNELIKRALTDHRRLRRLFKKSEQIEKTLVQIEEEIESHIRFEEHTLYAEIQKFASVEQLTEIEEAHSKMAFIENEEDQFWN, translated from the coding sequence ATGTCAGAATCATTACCTATTAAACGAGCTAAAGAATTACAATCCATTACTGTTCATCATCATAACGGATTACTTTTAAGCAGGAAAATTAGAATTGGATTTAACAAAAAAATAGAACCAAAACGAATTAAGAAATATGTAGATTGGTATTATGAAAATCAAATAGTTCCACATTTACAACTGGAAGAAGAACTTCTTTTTCCTATTTTAGGCAATCAAAATGAATTGATTAAAAGAGCTTTGACAGACCACCGCCGATTAAGGCGTTTATTCAAAAAATCAGAACAAATTGAAAAAACGTTAGTCCAAATTGAAGAAGAAATAGAATCACACATCCGCTTTGAAGAACATACTCTTTATGCTGAAATTCAAAAATTTGCATCGGTAGAGCAGCTAACTGAAATCGAAGAAGCACATTCAAAAATGGCCTTTATAGAAAATGAAGAAGATCAATTCTGGAATTAA